A region from the Arachis ipaensis cultivar K30076 chromosome B01, Araip1.1, whole genome shotgun sequence genome encodes:
- the LOC107612718 gene encoding proteasome activator subunit 4 isoform X3 has translation MSKPLFRWALNYFTCPVTSFMHRWGNLLVRLLNKYRKKIALSIQWRPLYDTLISTHFTRSTGPEGWRIRQRHFEAITTLVQSCRRFFPSGSAFEIWSEFKSLLQNPWHNSSFEGSGFARLFLPMNVDNQDFYSHGWIEECIDLWGSIPNCQFWNSQWADVVARVIKNYHNLDLECFLPLLFARYLNMFEVPVANGSGSYPYSLDVPRNTRFLFSNKSSTPAKAIAKTIVYLLKPGSSSQQHFEKLINILEQYYHPSNGGRWTYSLERFLFHLVLQFQKRLQNEQLGTKNSKPIEQHLGKSERVFFVNSVLKLIDRGQYSKNEHLSETVAAATSILSYVEPSLVLPFVASRFRMALETMTAIHQLKIAVMSVAFVGRSLFFTSVSASSMKQVDLGGDDETLIDLMGVSLSNALLGMDANDPPKTLATMQLIGSIFSNLALLDDKIDDLSFMPMIRFSEWLDEFLCRLFSLFLHLEPSSVINEGLHSSAASATFLVDDGPYYFCLLEILLGRLSESLYNQALKKISKFVRTNILPGAITEVALLCCACVHSNPEEAVSQLVEPILASVISSLKGTPHTGFAGGTFYASSTKNRSTISPALEAAIDYQLRIISVGIIFGGPAILRYKDQFKEAVFLAFDSPSWKVNGAADHLLRCLLGSQVYYYPIDQYRCVLSHPDAAALEEWISTKDFTADERLTPKWHIPCDEEVQFANELLDIHFKLALDDLLRICETKMHVDQGDEKEHLKVTLLRIESSLQGLFSCLPDFVPNSRNGMADDSDHKFLIAGATGCTVGSTALREKAAEIVHTACKYILEKKSDDSILLILIIRIMDSLGNYGSLEYDEWLSHRQAWKLESAAIVEPPVNFIVSSRSKGKKRPRWALIDKAFMHNTWRSSQASYHLYRTSGNFSPSDHVTLLVDDLLSLSLHSYETVRLLAGKALVKLIKRWPSMISKCVITLTNKLQDSNAEEYAVLGSCSVLASQTVLKHLTTDLKSFSSFNMAILSSSHHESLKAQKAINELFVKYNIQFSGVSKSFFRISDKDNHTCGLGFSDLVSQIGSMSFDSTGLHWRYNLMANRVLLLLALASRNHPNSSTRILSETAGHFLKNLKSQLPQTRILAISALNTLLKESPYKLSPGEKSAVLEDLQGNAKSSLEEALTHTFQEEGFFNETLNSLSHVHIISDSESASRGGHGDSSFQSLADKSITRFYFEFSASWPRTPSWISFFGSDTFYSSFARIFKRLVQECGMPVVVALKGAVDEFTTAKERSKQCVAAEVLAGVLHSDVDGLLGEWESWLMPQLKNIILAQSVESVPEWATCIRYAVTGKGKYGTRVPLLRQKILDALMTPLPPTVATTVTAKRYAFLAAALIEISPQKMPAAEIQLHNILLNEVLGNMCHSSAQVREALGVTLSVLCSNIRLYHSSHHDDTSSNVDTPMKDESWVQLLTERAAEAVVNIQNVSQSDKVTNPIDTRSQNGHADNDSQDDTKWMETLLCFIISSLKSGRSSYLLDVIVGLLHPVISLQETSNKDLATVAKAAFELLKWMIVWEPHLQKAISVILSAASDPNWRTRSATLTYLRTFMYRHTFILSSPKKHEIWGTVEKLLVDNQVEVREHAAAVLAGLMKSGDEDIAKDFRNRAYVEANNVYKRRKSRKSSSGSSMASVHGAVLALAASVLSAPYDMPSWLPEHVTLLARFSGEPSPVKSTVTKAIAEFRRTHADTWNVQKELFTEEQLEILADTSSSSSYFA, from the exons ATGTCGAAGCCCTTATTCAGATGGGCCTTGAACTATTTCACTTGTCCCGTAACAAGCTTTATGCACAG ATGGGGAAATTTGTTAGTCAGACTACTCAACAAATATAGGAAAAAGATTGCATTGAGTATTCAGTGGCGGCCTTTGTATGATACGTTGATCAGCACACATTTTACTAG AAGTACAGGTCCAGAAGGTTGGAGAATAAGACAACGACACTTTGAAGCTATAACTACCCTTGTTCAGTCCTGCCGGAGATTCTTCCCATCAGGTTCTGCCTTTGAGATATGGTCTGAGTTTAA ATCTTTATTGCAAAACCCATGGCATAATTCATCCTTTGAGGGATCTGGGTTTGCAAGACTATTCCTTCCTATGAATGTGGACAATCAGGATTTTTATTCACA TGGTTGGATTGAAGAATGTATAGACTTGTGGGGATCTATACCAAATTGCCAATTCTGGAACAGTCAATGGGCAGATGTGGTAGCCCGGGTCATAAAAAATTACCACAATCTTGATTTGGAGTGCTTTCTGCCTTTGCTTTTTGCCAGATACTTGAATATGTTTGAG GTTCCTGTGGCAAATGGCAGCGGATCTTATCCCTATTCATTGGATGTCCCAAGGAACACGAGGTTCTTGTTCTCCAACAAAAGTTCCACTCCTGCAAAGGCTATAGCCAAAACAATT GTATATTTATTAAAACCTGGTAGTTCATCACAACAGCACTTTGAGAAGTTGATCAACATTTTGGAGCA ATACTATCATCCCTCGAATGGTGGTCGATGGACTTACTCATTGGAGCGATTTTTGTTTCATTTGGTGCTTCAGTTTCAGAAGCGCCTGCAGAACGAACAGTT GGGCACAAAAAATAGCAAACCAATTGAACAACATCTTGGGAAATCAGAGAGGGTCTTCTTTGTTAATTCTGTGCTAAAGTTAATTGATCGGGGACAATACAGCAAGAATGAGCATCTCTCTGAGACAGTAGCTGCAGCAACTTCGATATTATCCTATGTGGAACCCTCTTTGGTTCTACCATTTGTGGCATCTCGGTTCAGAATGGCCCTTGAGACG ATGACTGCCATCCACCAGTTGAAAATTGCAGTTATGTCAGTGGCATTTGTTGGGCGTTCACTATTTTTTACGTCCGTATCAGCTTCCTCAATGAAACAAGTTGATCTTGGTGGTGATGATGAAACATTAATTGATCTTATGGGGGTTTCATTATCGAATGCATTACTTGGCATGGATGCTAATGACCCTCCGAAGACCTTGGCTACCATGCAGTTAATTGGTTCCATCTTTTCAAAT TTGGCTTTATTGGATGATAAGATTGATGACTTGTCATTTATGCCGATGATACGTTTCTCTGAATGGCTGGATGAGTTCTTATGCCGTCTCTTTTCCTTATTTCTACACTTGGAACCAAGCAGTGTTAT AAATGAAGGTCTGCACTCTTCAGCAGCATCAGCGACTTTTCTGGTTGATGATGGTCCATACTACTTCTGTCTGCTTGAAATTCTGCTTGGGAGGCTTTCAGAATCACTTTATAATCAG GCTTTGAAGAAAATTTCCAAGTTTGTGAGGACAAATATTCTTCCTGGTGCTATTACTGAGGTTGCACTGCTCTGTTGTGCATGCGTACACTCAAACCCAGAAGAAGCAGTTAGTCAACTCGTTGAGCCAATATTAGCATCTGTGATATCCTCCTTGAAAGGAACACCACACACTGGATTTGCAGGAGGAACCTTTTATGCTTCTTCAACCAAG AATAGATCCACAATTTCACCAGCTCTTGAGGCTGCAATCGACTATCAATTAAGAATAATATCAGTTGGCATCATTTTTGGCGGTCCGGCAATACTCCGCTATAAGGATCAATTTAAAGAAGCTGTCTTCTTGGCTTTTGACTCACCATCCTGGAAG GTTAATGGGGCTGCTGATCATCTTCTCCGATGCCTTCTTGGAAGTCAGGTTTATTATTATCCAATAGATCAGTACAG ATGTGTTCTCAGTCATCCTGATGCTGCTGCTCTAGAAGAATGGATTAGTACAAAAGATTTTACTGCAGATGAAAGATTGACCCCGAAGTGGCATATTCCTTGTGATGAAGAAGTTCAGTTTGCAAATGAGCTTTTAGACATTCACTTTAAGTTAGCTTTGGATGATCTGTTAAGAATATGTGAAACTAAAATGCATGTGGATCAAG GGGATGAGAAAGAGCACTTGAAAGTGACTCTCTTACGAATTGAGTCATCATTGCAAGGACTTTTTTCTTGCTTGCCTGATTTTGTCCCAAATTCAAGGAATGGGATGGCTGATGATTCAGATCATAAGTTTCTAATTGCTGGAGCAACAGGTTGTACTGTTGGCAGTACCGCTTTGCGAGAAAAAGCTGCCGAGATTGTACATACAGCCTGCAA GTATATTCTGGAGAAAAAATCAGATGACAGCATCCTTTTGATACTCATTATACGCATTATGGATTCTTTAGGAAATTATG GTAGTTTGGAATATGATGAGTGGTTGAGTCACAGGCAGGCTTGGAAGTTGGAATCTGCTGCCATAGTAGAACCTCCGGTTAATTTCATTGTGTCAAGTCGTTCTAAAGGAAAGAAAAG ACCTAGGTGGGCTCTTATTGACAAGGCATTCATGCACAATACGTGGAGATCTTCACAAGCATCCTATCATCTTTATAGAACAAGTGGGAATTTCAGCCCATCAGATCATGTGACCCTTTTGGTGGATGATTTGTTGAGTCTCTCTTTGCATAGCTATGAAACAGTGCGCCT GCTTGCAGGAAAAGCTCTAGTGAAGCTAATCAAGAGATGGCCGTCTATGATCTCTAAGTGTGTTATCACCCTTACCAACAAGTTGCAGGATTCCAATGCCGAGGAATATGCAGTGCTGGGTTCTTGTTCGGTCCTTGCCTCACAAACGGTTCTTAAACATTTGACTACG GATCTGAAGTCATTCTCTTCATTTAACATGGCTATTCTCTCAAG TTCTCATCATGAATCCTTGAAAGCTCAGAAAGCAATTAATGAG CTTTTTGTAAAGTACAACATCCAATTTTCTGGAGTATCTAAAAGCTTTTTTAGGATATCAGACAAAGACAACCATACTTGTGGGCTGGGATTTTCAGATTTGGTTTCTCAGATTGGCTCTATGAGTTTTGATTCCACTGGCTTGCATTGGCG GTATAATTTAATGGCTAACAGAGTTTTGCTCTTGCTAGCTTTGGCTTCTCGGAACCACCCAAATTCATCAACTAGAATCCTGAGTGAAACAGCTG GCCACTTTTTGAAGAATTTGAAAAGTCAACTTCCTCAGACAAGGATACTTGCAATTTCGGCTTTGAATACACTCTTAAAGGAATCACCGTACAAGCTGTCACCTGGTGAGAAATCTGCTGTACTCGAGGATTTGCAAGGCAATGCCAAGTCATCCCTTGAAGAAGCTTTAACTCACACCTTTCAGGAAGAGGGTTTCTTCAACGAGACactcaatagtctttctcatgttcATATCATAAGTGATTCTGAAAGTGCTTCTAGAGGAGGTCATGGAGATTCCAGTTTCCAAAGCTTGGCTGACAAATCTATAACCCGCTTCTACTTTGAATTCTCGGCTTCATGGCCACGCACTCCAAGTTGGATCTCATTTTTTGGGAGTGATACATTCTACTCAAGTTTTGCACGTATTTTCAAGCGGCTTGTACAAGAATGCGGCATGCCAGTTGTAGTGGCGCTAAAAGGCGCTGTAGATGAGTTTACAACTGCCAAGGAGAGGTCTAAACAATGTGTAGCTGCTGAAGTATTGGCGGGTGTGTTACACTCTGATGTTGATGGTCTATTGGGAGAGTGGGAAAGCTGGCTCATGCCTCAGTTGAAGAATATCATTCTAGCACAATCTGTTGAATCAGTTCCTGAATGGGCCACTTGCATACGGTATGCAGTTACTGGCAAAGGGAAATATGGAACAAGAGTTCCTCTGCTGAGGCAGAAAATTCTTGATGCTTTGATGACACCTTTACCTCCAACAGTAGCTACCACTGTAACAGCCAAGCGATATGCTTTTCTGGCAGCTGCGCTGATAGAAATATCCCCACAGAAAATGCCAGCTGCTGAAATCCAGCTCCACAATATACTCTTGAATGAAGTTCTTGGTAATATGTGCCACTCATCAGCCCAA GTGAGGGAAGCTCTAGGTGTTACCCTATCTGTTTTGTGCTCAAACATTCGACTATATCATTCAAGTCATCATGATGATACAAGCAGCAATGTTGATACTCCGATGAAAGATGAAAGCTGGGTTCAGCTTCTTACTGAACGAGCTGCTGAAGCAGTTGTTAACATTCAGAATGTTAGCCAATCAGACAAAGTAACCAATCCCATAGATACGAGATCTCAAAATGGGCATGCAGACAATGATTCTCAAGATGATACGAAGTGGATGGAGACG CTACTATGCTTCATCATCTCATCATTGAAGTCTGGGAGATCCTCTTATCTACTTGATGTTATTGTGGGGCTTCTTCATCCTGTTATTTCTTTGCAG gaAACCTCAAATAAAGATTTAGCAACAGTAGCAAAGGCAGCTTTTGAATTGCTAAAATGGATGATTGTCTGGGAACCTCACCTCCAGAAGGCTATCTCTGTGATTCTTTCTGCTGCCAGTGATCCTAATTGGCGAACTAGATCTGCTACTTTGACATATCTGCGCACTTTCATGTACAG GCACACTTTCATTCTCTCAAGTCCGAAGAAACATGAAATTTGGGGTACTGTTGAGAAGTTACTAGTAGACAACCAAGTTGAG GTAAGAGAACATGCGGCAGCAGTCTTAGCAGGATTAATGAAGAGTGGAGATGAAGATATAGCTAAGGATTTCCGCAATAGAGCTTATGTAGAGGCAAATAATGTATATAAGAGAAGGAAGTCAAG AAAATCAAGTTCTGGTTCATCCATGGCCTCTGTTCATGGTGCTGTACTAGCTTTGGCAGCTTCTGTATTATCAGCTCCATATGATATGCCCAG TTGGTTGCCTGAGCATGTTACATTGCTGGCTCGTTTCAGTGGGGAGCCCTCCCCTGTGAAATCTACTGTTACAAAAGCTATAGCAGAGTTCCGGCGCACTCACGCTGATACATGGAATGTTCAGAAAGAGTTATTTACAGAAGAGCAACTCGag ATCTTGGCAGatacatcatcttcatcatcgtaTTTTGCTTGA